One Gossypium hirsutum isolate 1008001.06 chromosome A08, Gossypium_hirsutum_v2.1, whole genome shotgun sequence genomic window, TTCGGAGCTCACAGTTTTGTAGCGTAGTCTCGAATTCTTCCACTTTTCCTTTCAAATCCTCGATCCTATTCAGGCTGGCCCTTAATTCAATGTCGGAGTTACATCCATGATACTGATACAGTGCCCTCTCTAAATCCGCTACCCGAGCTACCAACATCTTCTTCTCATCTTGGCCTTCAACCAACTCTTTTTTAAAGCATTTTCACGTGCTCGAGCATCATGGAACCTCTTTCTCCACTGATCTGCTCTAGCCTTTTGCTCTTGAATTTTCTATCGCCACTGTTTTGACGTCTTCCCCAATCCGACATTTCTCATTGACATACGTAGTTTCTTGTAATCAGCTTTTAGACTGTCCAAGTCTTCCTCAATGCTTCTTTTCCCTTTCCTCAACTTTTTAGCCTCGAGTTTCTGAACATCGACATCCAACCTCAaatgcatcttttcttcttccagcTGTTCTATCTTTTTCCCTAACTCCGCATTTCTTTCTTCGAAGTCCCGTTTTACGATTTCAAGCTCAGAGGAGATTACTTGCAAGTATTTTTCCATCGCACGAACACCCTCCAAACTCGGCTCAGGGATATTAtcattaactcttttattcaaccaCCCATTGTATTCAGGAGTTATCATTGATCCTATAGCCAATCTCTTCATTCGGCGTATCGGTTTCCAAGCATCAGAAATATCTCaaacctttttcttgtaattgttCTCCTTATACGAGAACTCACTCTGGGTTAATCCATGTTTCATCG contains:
- the LOC107939705 gene encoding myosin-11-like, whose translation is MKRLAIGSMITPEYNGWLNKRVNDNIPEPSLEGVRAMEKYLQVISSELEIVKRDFEERNAELGKKIEQLEEEKMHLRLDVDVQKLEAKKLRKGKRSIEEDLDSLKADYKKLQLVEGQDEKKMLVARVADLERALYQYHGCNSDIELRASLNRIEDLKGKVEEFETTLQNCELRIEFLELNNEQWKEQVRRSQDQVRDRDHIMGEALAQI